The DNA window AATCGGCAGATTCGGGACCTCTTCGAAGACATCCGCGACTTCATCGTGCTTCACTACAAAGCGACGCGCCGCGACGATTCCGAATTCTGGAACTACTGCCGGACCATGGAAGTGCCGGACAAACTCGCAACGAAGATCGAGCTCTGGCGGTCAAAGGGTCGCGTGTTCCGCGAAGGCGCCGAACTATTCGGCACCGCGAGCTGGGTTGCCGTCCTGCTCGGCCAAGGGATCGTCCCAGAAGCGCCGGAGCCCGCGGTCGGTGCCATCGATGCGGACTATGCCGCGGATGCGCTGGAGAAGATGCGGCTCAGCTATCTTCGCATGGCGGAGCACATGCCGACGCATGCCGATTTCATCGCCCAGGCCTGCCGCGCCGAAGCGGCGGCATAGCGGCGAGAGCCTTATTTCTTTTCGGCTGGTTTCCTGATCGCGGCCATCCGCTCTGCGGCCGGCTGGATCGGAGGAAGCTGCCCATCCGGCCGATCGAGGTAGAAATAAGCGACGGCCGCTACGTCATCGCTGCGATGATAATTCGTATGCCCATCGGGCAGCGCCGGATCGTCGAGCCGCTTGCCGCTCTCCAGCAGCTTCTGGAAATTGTTTCTCGAGCCCGGGTCGATGGTCACCGGAATCATCGGCGCACCCTTCGCGAGCAGGCCCTGGACGATGTTCTTCCGCGCGCCGCCGATCATCTGCAGCGACACCTGGACATCCTTGTGAAACCAGATTGGGTCGGGGACGTGGAAGCGGTAGAAGGTCCACCGTCCCTCATCGTCCCAGGTGGCAATCGGCGCGCCCTGGTAGCGGTTGATGGAGGCACCCTGGCCCCAGGCGGTGCCGATATAATCTTCGGTGCCGGTGCCGACGAGCGACGGCGCGTTGCTGCGGTCGCCGTCGAGCGCAATCTTGACCTCGCCCTCGCCCCACCAGGTCTTTTCATAGACCGGGTTCGTGAGCACGGTGACACTTGCGCCCAGGAAGCGGCCCCTGCCGCTGACCCGAGGCAGGATGGCGAAATCCTGTCCAAGCTTCGTCGCGCGGTCGCGGTGCCACCAGGCATGGAAGTAGAGCGTGTCCGGCGCCTGCGCCCGGACCGCACGGTAATTCACATCGAAGAAGATCAGGTTGACCGGTTTCAGCGACTCGTTCGTGATCACGATCCGCGCCCCCGTTCGAAACGGCATCGGCACGTAGGATACAAACGAGCGGCCCTCGGGACTGGCAAAGAGGGCGGTTTCCATCGCCACCATCTCGCCGGCGCCGTGAAGGAAGAAGTCGCCGAGCGGTACCGACACGGCCGGCGTGCGCGCGCCGTCCCAGAACATCTCGAGCTTGAGACCCCGCAATGCCTCCGGCGACCGGTCTTCGATGGTCATCCACATCCGGTCGATCGTGCCTGCACCGCGGATGTCCGCGATGACGTAGGACCCGCCGACAGCAATCGTGTCGAACGCATGGCCCTTTGCGCCCTTGTTCTCGAGCCCACCCGCACCTTTCGCCCCGGACCGGTTTTCGGGGCTGATCCAGCGCGTCTGCTCGCCGGCGCGGTAACGGCTGAGGTCGGATAGGTCCTGGGCTCCCGCCGCCCCGCTGATGAGCGCCGCGGCCGCGACCAAAGCTCGGAGCGGCCTCACCCGCGTTCGCCCCTCCGCGCCGCCGTCGGGCGCATGCTCGGGCCGATCACCCATTTGCCGTCCTTCCAGAACAAGGGCGCGACATAGAGATAGCGGGCGTCCTCGCCCTTGCGGCACGACGCCGTCGCGGCCCAGGCGTGGAAGCTCATGAAGGTGCGGTTCCCGACCGTGAAGATGCTCTGGTGCCCGGGCCCGCTGAGGCAGCCGGCGCCACGGTCTTTGAAGCTGTGCAGGATCGGGTTCTCGCGAAACGGGGTGCACGGCCCCAGCGGCCCCGAGCAGCTCGCATAACCCAGCGCGTAGGGCGACAGCCCACCCTCGTCCGGGTTCCAGCCGAAGAAGCCGCCCGAATAGAACATGCTGTAGCCGCCCGGGCCGCGGACCATGGTCGGCGCCTCGATCACCCGCTCCTGCCACTTTTCATTGTCCTTGAGCAGCTCGACCGGCTCGCCGACGAGGCGCAGGCCGTCCGGGGTCAGCGCCTGCCCCCACAAGCTGGTCCGCGCGCGCACCCGGTTCCCGTCATTCTTGAAGTAGAGGTAGAGCTTGCCGTCGGCATCGCGGAAAGGATTGGCGTCGATCGTCCCACCGAGCTTCGTCTGGCAAACGATCGGGTCGGCATTGCTGTCGACGAACGGACCGAGCGGATCGGACGCGACCGCCACGCCGATGCACTGGGCGTCGCGCT is part of the Sphingomicrobium sp. genome and encodes:
- a CDS encoding glycoside hydrolase family 172 protein, with the translated sequence MGDRPEHAPDGGAEGRTRVRPLRALVAAAALISGAAGAQDLSDLSRYRAGEQTRWISPENRSGAKGAGGLENKGAKGHAFDTIAVGGSYVIADIRGAGTIDRMWMTIEDRSPEALRGLKLEMFWDGARTPAVSVPLGDFFLHGAGEMVAMETALFASPEGRSFVSYVPMPFRTGARIVITNESLKPVNLIFFDVNYRAVRAQAPDTLYFHAWWHRDRATKLGQDFAILPRVSGRGRFLGASVTVLTNPVYEKTWWGEGEVKIALDGDRSNAPSLVGTGTEDYIGTAWGQGASINRYQGAPIATWDDEGRWTFYRFHVPDPIWFHKDVQVSLQMIGGARKNIVQGLLAKGAPMIPVTIDPGSRNNFQKLLESGKRLDDPALPDGHTNYHRSDDVAAVAYFYLDRPDGQLPPIQPAAERMAAIRKPAEKK
- a CDS encoding glycoside hydrolase family 43 protein, with amino-acid sequence MTSRVLARAFAAAASLFLVAAAPAADPSFVPVLETNFPDAFVLQRGGDFIAYATNDGANVPVATSRDLKNWALVADRTDPKKKHDAMPKLGSWAKEGFTWAPEVLELNGKYLLYYTASDRKRDAQCIGVAVASDPLGPFVDSNADPIVCQTKLGGTIDANPFRDADGKLYLYFKNDGNRVRARTSLWGQALTPDGLRLVGEPVELLKDNEKWQERVIEAPTMVRGPGGYSMFYSGGFFGWNPDEGGLSPYALGYASCSGPLGPCTPFRENPILHSFKDRGAGCLSGPGHQSIFTVGNRTFMSFHAWAATASCRKGEDARYLYVAPLFWKDGKWVIGPSMRPTAARRGERG